In one window of Pseudomonas putida DNA:
- a CDS encoding DUF7693 family protein yields MSAPNSREIYQCLRDAALGVQALDVHEHLSDGRVRVQIGHWQLILTLDDEGLAHCSECRAPDGREAERGHWQRYGTDPVELLSVWERTQLERLLG; encoded by the coding sequence ATGTCCGCCCCCAACAGCCGTGAGATCTACCAGTGCCTGCGTGACGCCGCCCTCGGCGTCCAGGCGCTGGACGTGCACGAGCACCTGAGCGACGGGCGGGTCAGGGTACAGATCGGCCACTGGCAACTGATCCTGACCCTCGACGACGAAGGCCTCGCCCATTGCAGCGAATGCCGCGCCCCCGATGGCCGCGAGGCCGAGCGCGGCCACTGGCAGCGCTATGGCACCGACCCGGTCGAGCTGCTCAGCGTATGGGAACGCACGCAACTGGAGCGGCTGTTAGGTTAA